A region of the Deinococcus planocerae genome:
CGAAGACCACCGGAACGCCGTAATGCCCGGCGACGAGCGCGTTCAGGCCGTACTCGCCCGTGTCGCGCCCATTCACCCGCACGTTGCGGATAAAGCCGTTCCAGGTGTGGGCCAGCGGCCCCCGAACGCTGCCCGCCCGCGCGTGGTAGCCGACGAAGAGCAGCGCGCCCACCCCCGGTTCCTGCACCCCCTGCACCATGCTGAGCGGCTTATCGCTTCCGCTGGTGTAGCGCACCCCCTCGGGGAGGAGGTCGGGAAGCAGGTTGCGCATACCGTCGTGCGAGTCGTTGACAAGTATTCCGGTCGCGCCGCCCGCCAGGGCCCCCTGCGCTGCGGCGGCGGCCTCGCGCGTCATGCGTTCGCGCGCCGCCTGGTACTCGGTGCCGCTCACCAGCCCGCCGAACTCGGGGGGGCTGACCTGCACCCAGCTTGACACCCCGCACACGCCCTCCATGTCCACGCTGATCACGACGTTCACACCCGGGAGCGTAACAAAGTCAGCCCCCTCGGCGCCCCTCGGGAAGTACCCAACCACCTGCACGGTCTACCCTTCCGTCGTCGCGCGGTCCACGGTGAGCAGGCCACGCCGCCCCGTCGCGGACCGTAGCGCCCGAAATAGCGTGGACGGCGCCGGGCAGGACAGTGACCCGGGTATTCGGCGGCAACCGCTCCAGGCCGCCCCGCTCGGCGAGGAGGGAACGGACCGGCAGCGTGCCT
Encoded here:
- a CDS encoding M55 family metallopeptidase; protein product: MNVVISVDMEGVCGVSSWVQVSPPEFGGLVSGTEYQAARERMTREAAAAAQGALAGGATGILVNDSHDGMRNLLPDLLPEGVRYTSGSDKPLSMVQGVQEPGVGALLFVGYHARAGSVRGPLAHTWNGFIRNVRVNGRDTGEYGLNALVAGHYGVPVVFAAGDDVAMAEIGDELGEEVVRVAVKEGLSSFAAVHLHPAEARRRIREGAEKAVRAAHEARPYTTSWPARAELAFNHQARADQCERVPGVERVDGVTVAWESPDALHLFQTFRMLAKVAEVRLDG